A window of Otariodibacter oris genomic DNA:
CACGACGTAAATTTAATTCCTTTATCGTTTTACCAACCAATGGAGAAGATTCACTAATTACCGCCATTTTAGCTCTACCCTCTAAATGATAGGTATGAATTAACTGTGACATGGAGGCGGATTGTTGATGATCTTCCGTAATATCTTCTCCATTATCTAACCAACGGCGTGCAATCAACATATAACCCATTCCAAGAATTAATACACTGAGTCCAACAGGTGTAAAACTAAAGAAATTAAACCCTTCAAAACCTTCTTTGACTAATTCTGAGTGAGCAATTAAGTTTGGTGGCGTTGCGATGAGGGTCATCATGCCACTAATAAGACCAGCAATACTTAACGGCATCATCAGGCGACGAGGAGAAATTCTCATACTGGAACAGATGGCTAATACCACTGGGATAAAAATAGCAACGATACCTGTTGAGCTCATAAAAGAGCCTAAGCCCGCAATAGATAACATGAGCAAAATAAGCACTCGAGTTTCGCTTGAACCCGCCATTTTCATCAACCATTCACTCACTTGATAGGCTATCCCTGTTCTTACCAGCCCTTCACCAATAATAAAGAGTAAGGCAATCAACACGACATTGGGATCACTTAATCCAGCAAAGACTTCTTGTGTGGTTAAAATGCCACTTAGGCTAAAAAAAGCAATAATTAGCAATGCAACAATATCCATGCGGATTTTATTTTGCATAAATTGCCAAATTGCAAAGACTAATACAGCAATAACCCAAAATAGTGGCTGTTGTAAAAAATCTGGAAGGTAATTTGATATTAGATTCATTGCTTTTTTCCTAACAAGGTTAATGGGTGGTAATAAAAAGCCATAAAGCATAACTTTATGGCTACATATTATTCAGATGACGTTTCTAACTTTCCACTGCCTTTCTGCATAGATAAAGCAGATTGAATACTACGTTGAATTGTTTCTCGTCGGTCATCATTTTCAGGGAGTAATTTCAACATCATCTCCCACGTCATTACAGCCATTTGATAATCTTCTCGCTCAAAGGCAGAAAAGGCCAATAAACTTAATGCTTCAGTATTGGTATGATCAAGACGAATAATTTCTTTAACTATTTCTTCCCCTTTTGCTTTGTCTGTGGGATCAGCAGAAAACATTAACAACCTCGCATAACTCTCTTTATATTGGAGATTTTGTGGGGCTAATCTTACCGCTTGCGTAAAGCTGTCTAAGGCAAGTTGCCCATTTTCTAATGCCATACCGATCTGACCAAGCATGAACCACGATTTATCATCTTGAGGATTCTTTTGTAATTCAACCCGCAATGCGATAGCAAATTGATTTAACTCTTCACTGGTAAAAGGTTGTTCTTCTTCTGTTTTTAAACGTTCATAAAAATAGCCGAGCTTGTCATAGCTTTTCTCTAACATAGTGCCAGTAAACCATGATCCAACGTTAAAATAGACGGCAGAACTAATGCCACCTACGCAAAGCAATAAAGCGAAAAACCAAGCTTTTCCCAAGCTTTTTTGACTAGTGAGCACTTGCTCAGGTTGTTCGGGAATATCGTCCAATAAACTTTGTTGTAATTCTAGCGTGGTTTGTTCTGGATCATCGATCACGCCTTCTTCTGTTTCTCGTTCAACCTCTTTTAAGCGATCAAAATAAAATGCCTTATTTAATGTATTGCGTTTTTGACTATGGGTTTGAATCGAATTTTTAAACAGTGGATAGAAGGCAATTAAGCAAATAACCAATGTAATAATGCCAATAGTAATAAAAAAATCCATCATTATTCCTTATCTTTCAAGATCGCATTGAGGCGATCTTGATCGAGTGTTTTTGCATTTTGGGACGATGAACTAACCGCTTGTGATCGATTTCGTTTACCCATAAGAATAATTCCGAGTCCTAAAATAAGTAATAATACGGGAGTTAACCATAAGAAAATTGTTGCTAGAGTTAAAGGGGGATCATAAGTCACAAAATTGCCATAACGTTCAACCATATAATCCACCACATCTGATTTACTTTTACCTTGTTTTAATAGCTCTAACGCTTTGTTTCTCATATCAGTGGCAATAGTCGCATTAGAATCAGCAATATTATTATTCTGACATTGTGGACAACGCAATTCTTGAATCAGTGCTAAATAATCAGATTCCTGTTGTGGAGTATCAAACTCCAACACTTCAATACTGGCAAGGCAGAATGAAGAAATGAAAAGTAAGCTAAAAAAGTAGATCTGTTTAATTAATTTCATTGTGTTATTTCAGCCCATCATAAATGGGTTTAAGTACTTCATTCCATACTTTTGCATTTACATCGCCGACGTGGCGATAATGAATTGTACCTTCACCATCAATGATAAAAGTTTCTGGTGCACCGTACACACCTAAATCTAACCCTAAAGAACCTTTCGGATCGTAAACAATCGCTTGGTAAGGATCGCCGTAAGTATTAAGGAATTTTAATGCCTTTTCTCTTTCGTCTTTATAATCGACACCAACAATTTGCACGCCTTCCTTTTCAAGCTGAGTAAGATATTGATGCTCTGCAAAACAAGTTGGACACCAAGTTGCCCAGACATTCAGTAATCGTGGCGAACCTGTTTTAACGACATCTGAATTGACGACATCTTGTGCATTACTTAACGATTCCAGTTGAAATTCAGGGATCGTTTTACCGACTAAAACAGATTCCAATATTTTTGGATCGTTACCCGATGCATTTTGTTGTAACTGCACAACGAATGCGATAATCAAACCGAGAAAGATAATGAGTGGGAGTAATAATTTTTTCTTCATTTGCCTATTATTTTTTGTTTAAGATAGCTTCATTATCTATCAAATGACATAGAGTTATACTGCGTTTAATCAATTATTTGTTAATCTTGGCTAAACGTTCACCCATTTTGAGTGGTTCACCTGTTTTGAGGTAATCTTCAAAGGTGACTGTATCTTTAGGGAATAAATTAATGACTGTTGAACCTAAACGGAATGCACCCATTTCTTGACCTTTTTTCAGGTGTACTGCACTCTCACCTTCCGTCAAGTAATGGTAAACTAGCACATCCTTTGCTCTTGGCGGATTAATCACTCCCGCCCAAACAGTACTCATACTGGCTGTTATGGTTGCCCCCACAAGAATTTGTACCATTGGACCAAATTCCGTTTCAAATTCACAAATAACACGTTCATTACGAGCAAATAAATTTGGCACATGTTCCGCTAAAAATGGATTAACCGAAAATAATTCACCCGGTACATAAATCATTTTTTTCAATGTAGCATCACAAGGCATATGCACACGATGGTAATCTCTTGGTGATAGATAAGTTGTAATGAATTGACCATCTTTAAATTTCTCTGCTAATTCAAGATCATTAGCAAGTAATGTTTCAAGATTAAATTGATGCCCTTTGGCTTGTAATAGTTGATTTACTTTAATTTGCCCTAATTCACTCACACGACCATCTGCTGGTAAACAAAGTGCTTGGCTATCTTGATTAATTGGTCGCGCATGTTCTTTTAAAGGACGGATAAAGAATTCGTTAAATGTA
This region includes:
- the ccmI gene encoding c-type cytochrome biogenesis protein CcmI, which translates into the protein MDFFITIGIITLVICLIAFYPLFKNSIQTHSQKRNTLNKAFYFDRLKEVERETEEGVIDDPEQTTLELQQSLLDDIPEQPEQVLTSQKSLGKAWFFALLLCVGGISSAVYFNVGSWFTGTMLEKSYDKLGYFYERLKTEEEQPFTSEELNQFAIALRVELQKNPQDDKSWFMLGQIGMALENGQLALDSFTQAVRLAPQNLQYKESYARLLMFSADPTDKAKGEEIVKEIIRLDHTNTEALSLLAFSAFEREDYQMAVMTWEMMLKLLPENDDRRETIQRSIQSALSMQKGSGKLETSSE
- a CDS encoding cytochrome c-type biogenesis protein, yielding MKLIKQIYFFSLLFISSFCLASIEVLEFDTPQQESDYLALIQELRCPQCQNNNIADSNATIATDMRNKALELLKQGKSKSDVVDYMVERYGNFVTYDPPLTLATIFLWLTPVLLLILGLGIILMGKRNRSQAVSSSSQNAKTLDQDRLNAILKDKE
- a CDS encoding DsbE family thiol:disulfide interchange protein; translation: MKKKLLLPLIIFLGLIIAFVVQLQQNASGNDPKILESVLVGKTIPEFQLESLSNAQDVVNSDVVKTGSPRLLNVWATWCPTCFAEHQYLTQLEKEGVQIVGVDYKDEREKALKFLNTYGDPYQAIVYDPKGSLGLDLGVYGAPETFIIDGEGTIHYRHVGDVNAKVWNEVLKPIYDGLK
- the asd gene encoding archaetidylserine decarboxylase (Phosphatidylserine decarboxylase is synthesized as a single chain precursor. Generation of the pyruvoyl active site from a Ser is coupled to cleavage of a Gly-Ser bond between the larger (beta) and smaller (alpha chains). It is an integral membrane protein.), whose amino-acid sequence is MPLKSYTSPTYIQRLKIAFQYIMPQFGLTQVAGWFAEKELGAVTHFVIKMFAKKYQVNLDEAEKTSPDDYATFNEFFIRPLKEHARPINQDSQALCLPADGRVSELGQIKVNQLLQAKGHQFNLETLLANDLELAEKFKDGQFITTYLSPRDYHRVHMPCDATLKKMIYVPGELFSVNPFLAEHVPNLFARNERVICEFETEFGPMVQILVGATITASMSTVWAGVINPPRAKDVLVYHYLTEGESAVHLKKGQEMGAFRLGSTVINLFPKDTVTFEDYLKTGEPLKMGERLAKINK